One window of Trinickia caryophylli genomic DNA carries:
- the hemA gene encoding glutamyl-tRNA reductase — MQLLTIGINHHTAPVALRERVAFPLEQVKPALDAFKALWSGRSSVSAPEAAILSTCNRTELYCATEDRAARDAAIAWMSTYHGMEASDLAPHVYALPQSEAVRHAFRVASGLDSMVLGETQILGQMKNAVRTASEAGALGTYLNQLFQRTFSVAKEVRGTTAVGAQSVSMAAAAVRLAQRIFDKVSNQRVLFIGAGEMIELCATHFAAQEPRELVVANRTAERGARLAERFGGHSMPLAELPTRMHEFDIIVSCTASTLPIIGLGAVERAVKARRHRPIFMVDLAVPRDIEPEVAELRDVFLYTVDDLGAIVREGNASRQAAVAQAEAIIETRVQNFMQWLDARSVVPVIRHMHMQADALRRAELDRALKMLARGDDPAAVLEAMSQSLTNKLVHGPTHALNRANSEDRSTLVDLLGGVYRHAKPAAPSESSESSDPSDH, encoded by the coding sequence ATGCAACTGCTTACGATCGGAATCAATCACCACACGGCGCCCGTCGCGTTGCGCGAGCGTGTGGCGTTTCCGCTCGAGCAGGTGAAGCCGGCGCTCGATGCCTTCAAGGCGCTCTGGTCCGGCCGCAGTTCGGTTTCGGCGCCCGAGGCGGCCATTCTCTCGACCTGCAACCGGACCGAGCTCTACTGCGCCACGGAAGACCGGGCCGCGCGCGACGCGGCCATCGCCTGGATGTCGACGTACCACGGGATGGAGGCTTCGGATCTGGCGCCCCATGTCTATGCGCTGCCGCAATCGGAAGCCGTGCGCCACGCCTTTCGCGTCGCGTCGGGCCTCGATTCGATGGTGCTCGGCGAAACGCAAATCCTCGGACAAATGAAAAATGCCGTGCGAACCGCCTCGGAGGCAGGCGCGCTCGGCACCTATCTGAACCAGCTTTTCCAGCGTACGTTCTCCGTCGCCAAGGAAGTGCGCGGCACGACGGCGGTGGGCGCGCAATCCGTCTCGATGGCCGCCGCCGCCGTCCGGCTGGCGCAGCGCATCTTCGACAAAGTCTCGAACCAGCGCGTGCTCTTCATCGGCGCGGGCGAAATGATCGAGCTGTGCGCAACCCACTTCGCGGCGCAGGAACCGCGCGAGCTCGTGGTGGCGAACCGCACGGCCGAGCGCGGCGCCCGGCTCGCGGAGCGCTTCGGCGGCCACTCGATGCCGCTCGCGGAACTGCCCACGCGCATGCACGAGTTCGACATCATCGTGTCGTGCACGGCTTCGACGCTGCCGATCATCGGGCTTGGCGCCGTCGAGCGTGCGGTCAAGGCGCGCCGGCATCGGCCGATCTTCATGGTCGATCTGGCCGTGCCGCGCGACATCGAGCCGGAAGTGGCCGAGTTGCGGGACGTGTTTCTCTATACGGTCGACGATCTCGGCGCGATCGTGCGCGAAGGGAATGCCTCGCGCCAGGCCGCCGTGGCACAGGCCGAGGCCATCATCGAGACGCGCGTGCAGAATTTCATGCAATGGCTCGATGCGCGCAGCGTCGTTCCCGTGATTCGCCACATGCACATGCAAGCCGATGCGCTGCGCCGCGCGGAGCTGGACCGCGCGCTGAAGATGCTCGCGCGCGGCGACGATCCGGCCGCCGTGCTCGAAGCCATGTCGCAGTCGCTCACCAACAAGCTGGTCCACGGCCCCACGCACGCCCTGAACCGCGCGAACAGCGAAGACCGCTCGACGCTCGTCGACCTGCTCGGCGGCGTCTATCGGCACGCCAAGCCGGCCGCCCCGTCCGAATCCTCCGAATCCTCCGATCCCTCCGATCATTAG
- the prfA gene encoding peptide chain release factor 1 — protein sequence MKTSMQQKLDQLTTRLAELNDLLSRGDVTANIDQYRKLTREHAEIGPVVEHYAQWRQARSDAATAQELLSDPSMREFADEEVRASRDRMTRLESELRMMLLPKDPNDERNIFLEIRAGTGGDESALFAGDLLRMYLRYAERQRWQVEMISESASDLGGYKEVIVRIAGQGAYSKLKFESGGHRVQRVPATETQGRIHTSACTVAVMPEADEIGEVEINPADLRIDTFRASGAGGQHINKTDSAVRVTHLPTGIVVECQDDRSQHKNKDRALKVLAARIKDKQYHEQHAKEAATRKSLIGSGDRSERIRTYNFPQGRLTDHRINLTLYKLETIMDGELDELIAALVSEHQAEQLASLGDAD from the coding sequence ATGAAAACGAGCATGCAACAAAAGCTCGACCAGCTGACGACACGGCTGGCCGAACTCAACGACCTGCTGAGCCGAGGCGACGTCACGGCCAACATCGATCAATACCGCAAGCTCACGCGCGAACACGCCGAAATCGGCCCCGTGGTCGAGCACTACGCGCAATGGCGCCAGGCGCGCTCCGATGCCGCGACGGCGCAGGAACTGCTGTCGGATCCCTCGATGCGCGAATTCGCGGATGAGGAAGTGCGTGCCTCGCGTGATCGGATGACCCGGCTCGAATCGGAACTGCGGATGATGCTGCTGCCCAAGGACCCGAACGACGAACGCAACATCTTCCTCGAAATCCGCGCCGGCACCGGCGGCGACGAATCGGCGCTCTTCGCGGGCGACCTGCTGCGTATGTATTTGCGTTACGCCGAACGGCAACGGTGGCAAGTCGAGATGATTTCGGAGAGCGCCTCCGATCTCGGGGGCTACAAGGAAGTCATCGTGCGCATCGCGGGCCAGGGCGCCTACTCCAAGCTCAAGTTCGAATCGGGCGGGCATCGCGTGCAGCGCGTGCCGGCCACCGAGACGCAGGGCCGTATCCACACCTCCGCCTGCACCGTGGCCGTCATGCCCGAAGCCGATGAAATCGGCGAAGTCGAGATCAATCCGGCGGATCTGCGGATCGACACGTTTCGGGCCTCGGGCGCCGGCGGGCAGCACATCAACAAGACCGACTCGGCCGTGCGCGTCACGCACCTGCCCACGGGCATAGTCGTCGAATGCCAGGACGACCGTTCGCAGCACAAGAACAAGGATCGCGCCCTGAAGGTGCTCGCGGCGCGCATCAAGGACAAGCAGTATCACGAGCAGCACGCCAAAGAGGCGGCCACGCGCAAGAGCCTCATCGGCTCGGGCGACCGGTCCGAGCGGATCCGGACCTACAATTTCCCGCAGGGGCGACTGACCGACCACCGGATCAATCTCACGCTCTACAAGCTCGAAACGATCATGGACGGCGAGCTCGACGAGCTCATCGCCGCGCTCGTGAGCGAGCATCAGGCCGAGCAGCTTGCCTCGCTCGGCGATGCGGACTGA
- the prmC gene encoding peptide chain release factor N(5)-glutamine methyltransferase gives MSRESSPQRPGTAGAGGAPACTCATLLRASPLPALETRILLAHALGWRRTELITRADEPLDPGALARYRALEARRAAGVPIAQIVGTREFFGLAFEVDANVLIPRPETELLVETALAALEGRAGPQVLDLGTGSGAIAVAIAAARPDARVTAADRSPEALAVAARNAQRLLDPARPGGPVRFLQSDWYTALDPASRFDLIVSNPPYIASGDPHLDTGDLRFEPRGALTDEADGLSAIRTILGQARAFVAPGGSVWIEHGYDQAEAVRALFRAQGFAGVHSLADLAGIERATGGAA, from the coding sequence ATGAGCCGTGAATCCTCACCACAGCGCCCGGGCACAGCGGGCGCGGGCGGCGCACCGGCCTGCACGTGCGCGACGTTGTTGCGCGCCTCGCCGCTGCCCGCGCTCGAAACGCGCATCCTGCTCGCCCATGCGCTCGGCTGGCGGCGCACCGAACTGATCACCCGTGCCGACGAGCCGCTCGACCCCGGCGCCCTCGCCCGCTATCGCGCGCTCGAGGCGCGCCGCGCCGCAGGCGTGCCGATCGCGCAGATCGTGGGTACGCGCGAATTCTTCGGGCTCGCGTTCGAAGTCGATGCAAACGTGCTGATTCCGCGGCCCGAGACGGAGCTGCTCGTCGAAACGGCACTGGCGGCGCTCGAAGGGCGCGCAGGGCCCCAGGTACTCGATCTCGGAACCGGCAGCGGCGCCATTGCGGTCGCCATCGCCGCGGCACGCCCCGATGCGCGCGTGACAGCGGCGGACCGCTCCCCGGAAGCGCTCGCGGTGGCCGCGCGCAATGCGCAGCGGCTGCTCGATCCGGCCCGGCCCGGCGGCCCCGTGCGGTTCCTGCAAAGCGACTGGTACACGGCGCTCGACCCCGCCTCGCGCTTCGATCTCATCGTCAGCAATCCGCCCTATATTGCGTCGGGGGATCCGCATCTCGACACGGGCGACCTGCGCTTCGAGCCGCGCGGCGCCCTGACGGACGAAGCGGACGGTCTGTCGGCAATCCGCACGATCCTAGGTCAGGCGCGCGCCTTTGTCGCGCCCGGCGGCAGCGTCTGGATCGAGCACGGCTACGATCAGGCCGAGGCTGTCCGCGCCCTCTTCAGGGCGCAGGGCTTCGCGGGCGTGCACTCGCTCGCCGATCTTGCCGGCATCGAACGGGCAACGGGCGGCGCGGCGTAA
- the grxD gene encoding Grx4 family monothiol glutaredoxin yields the protein MDTQQRIKQIVDENTIVLFMKGNAQFPMCGFSGRAIQILNACGVKEFKTVNVLEDDEIRQGIKEFSNWPTIPQLYVKGEFIGGSDIMMEMYQSGELQPIVTAAA from the coding sequence ATGGATACTCAACAACGCATCAAGCAAATCGTCGACGAAAACACCATCGTCCTGTTCATGAAGGGCAACGCGCAGTTTCCGATGTGCGGCTTCTCGGGGCGCGCCATCCAGATTCTGAACGCATGCGGCGTCAAGGAATTCAAGACCGTCAACGTCCTCGAAGACGACGAAATCCGCCAGGGCATCAAGGAATTCTCCAACTGGCCGACGATCCCGCAGCTTTACGTGAAAGGCGAATTCATCGGCGGCTCGGACATCATGATGGAGATGTACCAGTCGGGCGAGCTGCAACCCATCGTCACGGCAGC